One window from the genome of Cucumis melo cultivar AY chromosome 10, USDA_Cmelo_AY_1.0, whole genome shotgun sequence encodes:
- the LOC103489278 gene encoding alpha-xylosidase 1-like, translated as MAALQVSPFHLLLLFSLFLFLLPNFALKSAVAAVTPNKIGNGYRLISVGDAPGGGILGILQVNTKTQIYGPDIPFLQLYVKHETEDRLRVHITDAKKKRWEVPYNLLPRQSPPPPRRTVVFPKNNKTFTEYSGSELIFSYSADPFSFAVKRKSNGETLFDSSSDESDPFNSLVFKDQYLEISTKLPKTAALYGLGENTQPKGMKLQPNEPYTLYTTDVAAVNLNTDLYGSHPVYMDLRNGGGGGEAKAHGVLILNSNGMDVFYRGNSLTYKIIGGVLDFYFFAGPSPLSVVDQYTALVGRPAPMPYWALGFHQCRWGYRNLSVVEDVVENYKKAKIPLDVIWNDDDHMDGHKDFTLNPISYPHPALSSFLKKIHSSGMKYIVLIDPGIAVNSTYPVYQRALAKDIFIKHDGHPYLAQVWPGPVHFPDFLNPATVSWWVDEIRRFHDLVPVNGLWIDMNEASNFCTGKCTIPVGKQCPNATGPGWICCLDCKNMTDTKWDDPPYKINASGLQVPIGYKTIATSAVHYNGILEYDAHSLYGFSQAIATHKALQGLEGKRPFVLSRSTFVGSGKYTAHWTGDNQGTWPDLKYSISTVLNFGIFGIPMVGSDICGFYPAPTEELCNRWIELGAFYPFSRDHANFYSPRQELYQWESVAISARNALGMRYKILPYLYTLSFEAHVKGAPIARPIFFSFPNYAECYGVSTQFLLGKSLMISPVLEQNKTEVTALFPPGTWYDLFNMTNVIVSKKGRYVTLDAPLHVINVHLYQNAILPMQQGGMLSKEARATPFSLIVTFPAGEDGEARGDLFLDDDELPEMKIEKGTSTYVEFYGVKTKGRVKIWSEVAAGQFALDKKLIVEKVTVLGLDGSGKAKEVFVNGAPMAAGVLASTVDQNLQEPLGEEGERGRSLMVEVSGLSLPIGRSFDLSWKMGS; from the exons ATGGCGGCCTTGCAGGTTTCCCCATTTCATCTTCTACTGCTTTTCTCCCTTTTCCTCTTCCTTCTTCCTAACTTCGCCCTAAAATCAGCCGTCGCCGCTGTAACACCCAATAAAATAGGCAATGGGTACCGTCTGATTTCCGTCGGCGATGCTCCCGGCGGCGGCATTCTCGGCATCCTTCAAGTCAACACCAAAACCCAAATTTACGGCCCCGATATACCTTTCTTGCAGCTCTATGTGAA ACATGAAACAGAGGACCGTTTGAGAGTCCATATAACAGACGCGAAGAAGAAACGATGGGAAGTTCCGTACAATTTATTGCCGAGACAAAGTCCTCCGCCGCCGAGACGTACCGTCGTTTTCCCCAAAAACAACAAAACTTTTACAGAGTATTCCGGGTCGGAGCTGATTTTCAGCTATTCCGCTGACCCCTTTAGCTTTGCGGTGAAGAGGAAATCAAATGGGGAGACTCTTTTCGATTCTAGTTCCGACGAATCCGACCCGTTTAACAGCTTAGTGTTTAAGGACCAATATCTAGAAATTTCGACTAAATTGCCGAAAACTGCAGCGTTGTACGGGTTGGGAGAGAACACACAGCCCAAAGGGATGAAACTACAACCCAATGAGCCTTACACTCTTTACACAACCGATGTGGCGGCGGTGAATTTGAACACCGACCTTTACGGGTCCCATCCGGTATATATGGACCTGAGGAACGGCGGTGGCGGCGGAGAAGCGAAGGCTCACGGGGTATTGATTCTGAATAGCAATGGGATGGATGTGTTTTACAGAGGGAATTCATTGACGTATAAGATAATCGGCGGTGTTCTTGATTTCTACTTCTTTGCGGGGCCTTCGCCGTTGAGCGTCGTTGATCAATATACTGCATTAGTGGGCCGGCCGGCACCCATGCCTTATTGGGCTCTCG GGTTTCACCAGTGCCGATGGGGCTACCGAAATCTCTCCGTCGTCGAAGACGTCGTGGAGAATTACAAAAAGGCCAAAATCCCTCTCGATGTAATTTGGAACGACGACGATCACATGGACGGCCACAAAGATTTCACTCTTAATCCCATCAGTTATCCTCATCCAGCTCTCTCATCGTTTCTCAAAAAAATCCACAGCTCCGGCATGAAGTACATTGTCTTAATCGACCCTGGAATTGCCGTCAATTCAACTTATCCTGTTTACCAAAGAGCTCTAGCCAAAGACATCTTCATCAAACACGATGGCCACCCTTACTTGGCCCAAGTTTGGCCCGGCCCCGTTCACTTCCCGGACTTCCTCAATCCTGCCACTGTCTCCTGGTGGGTCGACGAGATTCGTCGCTTTCACGATCTTGTTCCGGTTAACGGCCTTTGGATCGATATGAATGAAGCCTCAAACTTTTGTACTGGAAAATGCACGATTCCGGTGGGGAAACAGTGCCCCAATGCCACTGGTCCTGGGTGGATTTGTTGTTTGGATTGTAAAAACATGACGGACACAAAATGGGACGACCCACCTTACAAAATCAACGCATCAGGATTGCAAGTTCCAATTGGGTACAAAACAATCGCCACTAGTGCCGTTCATTACAATGGTATTTTGGAATATGACGCTCACAGTCTCTATGGATTTTCACAAGCAATCGCTACACACAAAGCCCTTCAAGGGTTGGAAGGAAAACGCCCCTTTGTTCTTTCACGCTCCACGTTCGTCGGTTCCGGAAAATACACCGCCCATTGGACCGGTGATAATCAAGGGACATGGCCGGATTTGAAATACTCCATTTCCACTGTCCTCAATTTTGGTATTTTTGGTATCCCAATGGTGGGATCAGATATTTGTGGGTTCTATCCAGCGCCGACAGAAGAGCTCTGTAATCGTTGGATTGAATTGGGTGCTTTTTATCCTTTCTCAAGAGATCATGCTAATTTCTATTCTCCTAGACAAGAGCTTTATCAATGGGAATCGGTGGCTATTTCTGCTAGAAATGCATTGGGAATGAGGTACAAGATTTTGCCATATCTTTACACTTTGTCGTTTGAAGCTCATGTCAAAGGTGCCCCAATTGCAAGGCCGATTTTCTTCTCGTTCCCAAATTACGCCGAATGTTATGGAGTTAGCACACAATTTCTTTTAGGGAAGAGCTTAATGATTTCTCCTGTGTTAGAGCAGAACAAAACAGAGGTCACTGCTCTGTTTCCGCCGGGGACTTGGTACGATTTGTTTAATATGACGAACGTGATTGTGTCCAAAAAGGGACGCTATGTGACACTCGATGCGCCACTTCATGTGATAAACGTTCATTTATATCAGAATGCCATATTGCCGATGCAACAGGGTGGGATGCTTTCTAAGGAAGCTCGAGCAACGCCATTTAGCCTCATTGTCACTTTCCCCGCCGGCGAAGACGGTGAGGCTAGAGGAGACCTGTTTCTCGACGATGATGAGCTACCGGAGATGAAAATTGAAAAGGGTACTTCGACGTATGTGGAATTTTATGGTGTTAAGACCAAGGGTCGTGTGAAGATATGGTCGGAAGTAGCGGCGGGGCAGTTTGCTTTAGACAAGAAGTTGATTGTTGAGAAGGTTACGGTATTGGGGTTAGATGGAAGTGGGAAGGCGAAAGAGGTCTTTGTTAATGGAGCTCCGATGGCGGCCGGAGTTTTGGCCTCGACGGTTGACCAAAATTTACAGGAGCCATTGGGAGAAGAGGGTGAGAGAGGAAGAAGTTTGATGGTTGAAGTTAGTGGTTTGTCGTTGCCGATTGGGAGAAGCTTCGATCTATCTTGGAAAATGGGTTCTTGA
- the LOC103489277 gene encoding protein NIM1-INTERACTING 2 produces the protein MPFELFPGSRSTDRGKRKRGDDAGAGNQKDVVTKEGKEAETATDEEVEEFFSILKRLHAATKYIEKIDGASHLLMGKRSKRMKSNEEERDEVGIRVERIPEQKLDRNLDLDLNLEPVCVGSEGKSRQSQNLKPSCVDSAAVSCRK, from the coding sequence ATGCCGTTTGAGTTGTTTCCAGGGAGTCGGAGTACGGACAGAGGGAAAAGAAAGCGGGGAGACGACGCCGGCGCTGGAAACCAGAAGGACGTTGTGACCAAGGAAGGAAAAGAAGCGGAGACGGCGACGGATGAAGAAGTGGAGGAGTTCTTCTCCATTCTTAAGCGATTACACGCTGCGACGAAATATATAGAGAAGATCGACGGTGCGAGCCATCTGTTGATGGGAAAGAGATCGAAGCGGATGAAATCGAACGAGGAAGAACGCGATGAAGTTGGAATTAGGGTTGAGAGAATTCCAGAGCAGAAATTGGACAGAAATTTGGATCTGGATCTGAACTTAGAACCTGTATGCGTTGGATCGGAAGGCAAATCAAGACAGAGTCAGAATCTGAAGCCGTCTTGCGTTGATTCGGCTGCGGTTTCTTGTCGGAAGTAG